The following coding sequences lie in one Oncorhynchus nerka isolate Pitt River linkage group LG14, Oner_Uvic_2.0, whole genome shotgun sequence genomic window:
- the LOC115141673 gene encoding creatine kinase M-type-like isoform X1, whose amino-acid sequence MRRWLEGARRLIAKTLGDSLLQNPKDGKFSAGQKRAAIMTKNCHNDYKMKFSEEEEFPDLSLHNNHMAKVLTKDMYKKLRSKSTPSGFTLDDCTQTGVDNPGHPFIMTVGCVAGDEECYEVFKDMFDPIISDRHGGYKPTDKHKTDLNFENLKGGDDLDPAYVLSSRVRTGRSIKGYTLPPHNSRGERRMVEKLSIEALATLDGEFKGKYYPLNGMTDAEQDQLIADHFLFDKPVSPLLLSAGMARDWPDARGIWHNDAKSFLVWVNEEDHLRVISMEKGGNMKEVFRRFCVGLQKIEEVFKKHNHGFMWNEHLGYVLTCPSNLGTGLRGGVHVKLPKLSTHAKFEEILTRLRLQKRGTGGVDTASVGGIFDISNADRLGSSEVQQVQMVVDGVKLMVEMEKKLEKGEAIDGMIPAQK is encoded by the exons ATGAGACGGTGGCTGGAGGGGGCCAGGAGACTGATAGCTAAGACACTAGGAGACTCATTACTACAAAACCCAAAAGATGGTAAATTTAGTG CAGGACAAAAGAGAGCTGCAATCATGACGAAGAACTGCCATAATGACTACAAGATGAAATTCTCAGAAGAAGAGGAGTTCCCAGACCTCTCCCTGCACAACAACCACATGGCCAAGGTGCTGACCAAGGACATGTACAAAAAGCTGAGGAGCAAGTCTACCCCCTCCGGTTTCACCCTGGACGACTGCACCCAGACCGGTGTGGACAACCCTG gacaccccttcatcatGACCGTCGGCTGCGTTGCTGGTGATGAAGAGTGCTACGAAGTCTTTAAGGATATGTTCGACCCCATCATCTCCGACCGTCACGGAGGCTACAAGCCCACCGACAAGCACAAGACCGACCTGAACTTCGAGAACCTGAAG GGAGGTGATGATCTTGACCCCGCCTACGTCCTGTCCAGCCGTGTGCGTACCGGACGCAGCATCAAGGGATACACCCTGCCCCCCCACAACAGCCGTGGCGAGCGCAGAATGGTTGAGAAACTGTCCATTGAGG ccctggCCACACTGGATGGTGAGTTCAAGGGAAAGTACTACCCCCTGAACGGCATGACCGATGCCGAGCAGGATCAGCTGATCGCCGACCACTTCTTGTTTGACAAGCCCGTCTCCCCCCTGCTGCTGTCCGCTGGTATGGCCCGTGACTGGCCCGACGCAAGAGGAATCTG GCACAACGATGCCAAGAGCTTCTTGGTCTGGGTGAACGAGGAGGATCACCTGCGTGTCATCTCCATGGAGAAGGGAGGCAACATGAAGGAGGTCTTCAGACGCTTCTGCGTTGGTCTGCAGAAG ATTGAGGAGGTCTTCAAGAAGCACAACCATGGCTTCATGTGGAACGAGCATCTCGGCTACGTGCTGACCTGCCCCTCCAACCTGGGAACTGGCCTGCGCGGTGGTGTGCACGTCAAGCTGCCCAAGCTGAGCACACACGCCAAGTTTGAGGAGATCCTGACCAGGCTGCGTCTGCAGAAGCGCGGCACAG GTGGTGTGGACACGGCCTCCGTGGGTGGAATCTTCGACATCTCCAACGCTGATCGTCTGGGTTCCTCAGAGGTGCAGCAGGTGCAGATGGTGGTGGATGGCGTCAAGCTCATGGTGGAGATGGAGAAGAAGCTGGAGAAGGGAGAGGCCATCGATGGCATGATCCCCGCCCAGAAGTAA
- the LOC115141673 gene encoding creatine kinase M-type-like isoform X2 codes for MTKNCHNDYKMKFSEEEEFPDLSLHNNHMAKVLTKDMYKKLRSKSTPSGFTLDDCTQTGVDNPGHPFIMTVGCVAGDEECYEVFKDMFDPIISDRHGGYKPTDKHKTDLNFENLKGGDDLDPAYVLSSRVRTGRSIKGYTLPPHNSRGERRMVEKLSIEALATLDGEFKGKYYPLNGMTDAEQDQLIADHFLFDKPVSPLLLSAGMARDWPDARGIWHNDAKSFLVWVNEEDHLRVISMEKGGNMKEVFRRFCVGLQKIEEVFKKHNHGFMWNEHLGYVLTCPSNLGTGLRGGVHVKLPKLSTHAKFEEILTRLRLQKRGTGGVDTASVGGIFDISNADRLGSSEVQQVQMVVDGVKLMVEMEKKLEKGEAIDGMIPAQK; via the exons ATGACGAAGAACTGCCATAATGACTACAAGATGAAATTCTCAGAAGAAGAGGAGTTCCCAGACCTCTCCCTGCACAACAACCACATGGCCAAGGTGCTGACCAAGGACATGTACAAAAAGCTGAGGAGCAAGTCTACCCCCTCCGGTTTCACCCTGGACGACTGCACCCAGACCGGTGTGGACAACCCTG gacaccccttcatcatGACCGTCGGCTGCGTTGCTGGTGATGAAGAGTGCTACGAAGTCTTTAAGGATATGTTCGACCCCATCATCTCCGACCGTCACGGAGGCTACAAGCCCACCGACAAGCACAAGACCGACCTGAACTTCGAGAACCTGAAG GGAGGTGATGATCTTGACCCCGCCTACGTCCTGTCCAGCCGTGTGCGTACCGGACGCAGCATCAAGGGATACACCCTGCCCCCCCACAACAGCCGTGGCGAGCGCAGAATGGTTGAGAAACTGTCCATTGAGG ccctggCCACACTGGATGGTGAGTTCAAGGGAAAGTACTACCCCCTGAACGGCATGACCGATGCCGAGCAGGATCAGCTGATCGCCGACCACTTCTTGTTTGACAAGCCCGTCTCCCCCCTGCTGCTGTCCGCTGGTATGGCCCGTGACTGGCCCGACGCAAGAGGAATCTG GCACAACGATGCCAAGAGCTTCTTGGTCTGGGTGAACGAGGAGGATCACCTGCGTGTCATCTCCATGGAGAAGGGAGGCAACATGAAGGAGGTCTTCAGACGCTTCTGCGTTGGTCTGCAGAAG ATTGAGGAGGTCTTCAAGAAGCACAACCATGGCTTCATGTGGAACGAGCATCTCGGCTACGTGCTGACCTGCCCCTCCAACCTGGGAACTGGCCTGCGCGGTGGTGTGCACGTCAAGCTGCCCAAGCTGAGCACACACGCCAAGTTTGAGGAGATCCTGACCAGGCTGCGTCTGCAGAAGCGCGGCACAG GTGGTGTGGACACGGCCTCCGTGGGTGGAATCTTCGACATCTCCAACGCTGATCGTCTGGGTTCCTCAGAGGTGCAGCAGGTGCAGATGGTGGTGGATGGCGTCAAGCTCATGGTGGAGATGGAGAAGAAGCTGGAGAAGGGAGAGGCCATCGATGGCATGATCCCCGCCCAGAAGTAA